A genomic region of Bacteroidota bacterium contains the following coding sequences:
- a CDS encoding thiol-disulfide oxidoreductase DCC family protein has translation MNTKETNILLFDGVCNFCNKSVQFIIKRDSSEKFKFASLQSEIGQTLLKKFGLETSNLDSFVYIKNDSYFVKSSAALHVLKELGGIWQLFYFLLIIPKPLRDFVYNFISKRRYQLFGKRDSCMIPTDATKHLFLD, from the coding sequence ATGAACACAAAGGAAACGAACATTTTGCTATTTGACGGGGTTTGCAATTTTTGTAATAAATCGGTTCAGTTTATTATTAAAAGAGATTCATCCGAAAAATTTAAATTTGCTTCACTGCAATCTGAAATAGGACAAACATTGTTAAAAAAATTCGGATTAGAAACTTCTAATTTGGATTCATTTGTCTATATAAAAAATGATTCCTATTTCGTAAAATCGTCTGCTGCTTTGCACGTACTAAAGGAACTGGGCGGAATATGGCAACTGTTTTATTTTCTATTAATTATCCCCAAACCACTACGGGATTTTGTATATAACTTCATTTCAAAAAGGCGCTACCAACTATTTGGGAAGAGAGACTCCTGCATGATTCCAACCGATGCAACGAAACACCTATTTTTAGATTAA
- a CDS encoding tetratricopeptide repeat protein: MAKKTITTPKTAKQTIADAHSWWIGKASFFELKNSMYTFIYQAVLISIIGYVFYQNSFENEYALDDGIVIVQNEFVQGGADSIWGIFTNDAYTSFYRQMGSSQQLSGGRYRPLSIVTFAIEQELFTDSMSLDETPYAPVKKGFKIPSKKLQASIGVDENGKPKDYNMHLAHIRHKVNVFLYIFCAVLLLYFLRFFLFQKVPDIAFLSALLFLTHPIHTEAISNVKSRDEIMSLIFITLTFMSVFKYFDTKKILYILLGGISFFLALLSKEYAVTLIALIPIALYVFRKATWTNAIITMLPYFAVLIMYMSIRVNIVGASTIENPEVLNNPYLYAKKSQKLPTKISTASNYFKLLVFPHPLSSDYSYNQIPYKSWSHWSVWLSLLLHGAIIYYGFKYVRMRHPLGFAIMFYLAFLAMIANILMDIGATMGERLIFHSSLGFVIAASYLLIYLIHKISSAGKVVQTIVLSAFLLCVTSLYAIKSWERNFDWKNDKTLFIKDVEIVPNSVLVNGNAGARCIDLADTAKVEKNRLDLLYKGISYLDKATRIHPKYVNGFLNLGLANYKLKNLEASDAAWARARQLFPTNPYLRKFTPLLAQEFLNRAFKKAEKGDLKGALADMQKAVQNDSGNPNHWYHLGGAHYSLGEIDKAREAWTQCLKIDPKNVEAQKGLAALPVR, translated from the coding sequence ATGGCAAAGAAAACTATAACTACTCCTAAAACCGCTAAACAAACCATAGCAGATGCACACTCGTGGTGGATAGGCAAAGCTTCTTTTTTTGAGCTAAAGAATTCGATGTACACGTTTATATATCAGGCGGTACTTATTTCCATTATTGGATATGTGTTTTATCAAAATTCGTTTGAAAACGAATACGCACTAGATGATGGTATTGTGATTGTACAAAATGAATTTGTGCAAGGTGGAGCCGATTCTATTTGGGGAATTTTTACGAACGATGCCTATACTAGTTTTTATAGACAAATGGGGTCCTCTCAACAGCTATCCGGTGGTCGTTATCGTCCGCTTTCTATTGTAACTTTTGCCATTGAGCAAGAGTTGTTTACCGACTCCATGTCTTTAGACGAAACACCGTATGCCCCGGTAAAGAAGGGTTTTAAGATACCTAGCAAAAAATTACAAGCATCTATTGGTGTAGATGAAAATGGCAAGCCGAAAGATTATAACATGCATTTGGCGCACATACGGCACAAAGTAAATGTGTTTTTGTACATATTTTGTGCGGTATTGTTATTGTATTTTTTGCGATTCTTTTTGTTTCAAAAAGTGCCGGATATCGCATTTTTATCGGCACTGCTTTTTTTAACGCATCCTATACATACTGAGGCAATATCTAATGTAAAAAGTAGGGATGAAATAATGTCTTTGATATTTATTACACTCACATTTATGAGTGTTTTCAAGTATTTTGACACGAAGAAAATACTATATATACTGTTAGGTGGTATATCGTTTTTCTTGGCATTGCTGTCGAAAGAATATGCTGTAACGCTTATTGCGCTTATTCCTATTGCGTTGTATGTATTTAGAAAAGCAACTTGGACCAATGCAATTATTACCATGTTGCCATATTTTGCGGTGCTTATTATGTACATGAGTATTCGTGTAAATATAGTGGGAGCGTCAACCATTGAAAATCCAGAAGTACTTAATAACCCATATTTATATGCAAAAAAGAGTCAGAAATTGCCTACAAAAATTTCTACGGCAAGCAACTATTTTAAGCTACTAGTGTTTCCACATCCGCTGTCTAGCGATTACTCATATAACCAAATTCCTTACAAAAGCTGGAGCCATTGGAGTGTTTGGCTGTCATTGTTATTGCATGGGGCTATTATTTATTACGGATTTAAATACGTACGAATGCGCCATCCGCTTGGCTTTGCAATAATGTTTTATTTGGCATTTTTGGCCATGATTGCCAATATACTTATGGACATAGGTGCTACCATGGGCGAACGTTTGATATTTCACTCTTCATTAGGCTTTGTAATTGCAGCATCTTATCTACTAATTTATTTAATACACAAAATAAGTTCTGCGGGCAAGGTTGTTCAAACAATTGTTCTTTCGGCATTTTTATTGTGTGTAACCTCACTTTATGCAATTAAATCATGGGAAAGAAATTTTGATTGGAAAAACGATAAAACTCTTTTCATAAAAGATGTGGAAATTGTTCCAAACAGTGTACTTGTGAATGGTAATGCCGGTGCACGTTGCATCGATTTGGCCGATACTGCCAAAGTAGAGAAAAACCGCTTAGATCTTTTATACAAAGGCATTAGTTACTTAGATAAAGCTACACGTATCCATCCAAAATATGTAAATGGATTTTTAAATTTAGGATTAGCAAACTATAAATTGAAAAATTTAGAAGCTAGTGATGCTGCCTGGGCTCGAGCAAGACAACTGTTTCCTACAAATCCATATCTGCGAAAATTTACACCACTGTTGGCGCAAGAGTTTTTAAATCGTGCATTCAAAAAAGCTGAGAAAGGCGATTTAAAGGGGGCTTTGGCAGATATGCAAAAAGCTGTACAAAATGACAGTGGCAATCCAAATCATTGGTATCATTTAGGAGGCGCTCATTATAGTTTAGGTGAGATTGATAAAGCTCGTGAAGCTTGGACGCAGTGCTTGAAGATAGATCCTAAAAATGTAGAGGCTCAAAAAGGGTTGGCCGCATTACCGGTTAGGTAA
- a CDS encoding T9SS type A sorting domain-containing protein, which translates to MKKITTIFIILCISILAKAHSIDSLKIIPPNPTTNDYIKVVAYTMFTSGSCAMIDSSVAGIGTGTTITIDACHNVGMLTVICHSTDTVSLGFLAPGNYSLNYFINTTDPFTDPTTCNILHSDSISKSFVVAAGGPSAIDNINPLFGTLQAFPNPTTGLLAFDPNMLRSENGFLFTLYNVRGELVTSLAIDKNHPKLDISTVGSGVYYYRLESGSNVGAFQKIVVVN; encoded by the coding sequence ATGAAAAAGATAACTACTATTTTTATAATCCTTTGCATATCTATTTTAGCAAAAGCGCATTCAATAGACAGTCTAAAAATTATTCCTCCCAACCCAACTACTAACGACTACATAAAAGTAGTTGCATATACTATGTTTACGAGTGGTAGTTGCGCTATGATAGATAGTTCGGTAGCAGGAATTGGAACCGGCACAACAATTACCATTGATGCATGCCACAATGTTGGTATGTTGACTGTAATTTGCCACAGCACAGATACTGTATCGTTAGGATTTTTAGCTCCGGGTAATTATTCGCTGAACTATTTTATCAATACTACAGATCCATTTACAGACCCAACAACGTGTAATATTTTACATTCTGATTCTATTTCTAAATCGTTTGTTGTTGCTGCCGGTGGGCCATCGGCTATCGACAATATAAATCCATTGTTTGGAACGCTACAAGCGTTTCCCAATCCTACAACAGGTTTGCTAGCATTTGATCCTAATATGTTGAGAAGTGAGAATGGATTTCTGTTTACACTTTATAATGTTAGAGGAGAGCTGGTAACCAGTTTAGCGATAGATAAAAACCATCCTAAATTAGATATTTCTACTGTAGGAAGTGGTGTATATTATTATCGCCTAGAAAGCGGCTCAAATGTTGGGGCATTTCAAAAGATTGTTGTAGTAAACTAG
- a CDS encoding aldehyde dehydrogenase family protein, with protein sequence METLTKTTDIQAILKQLGINAINSGACTGTNWIDTKGEELSSFSPINGELIAKVKQATAADYEAVVKKAQEAFVTWRMMPAPKRGEIVRQIGDELRKYKEPLGKLVTYEMGKIYQEGLGEVQEMIDICDFAVGLSRQLHGLTMHSERFKHRMYEQYHPLGIVGVISAFNFPVAVWSWNAKLAMVCGDVVIWKPSEKTPLTAVACHNIISSVLKKNNVPEGVCSLVIGGADIGELMSNDTRVPLVSATGSTRMGKAVGVAVAKRLGRSLLELGGNNAIVITENADLDMALRATLFGAAGTAGQRCTTTRRLIIHSSVYETFKQKLISGYKQITIGNPLEAGTLVGPLIDTLAVKNYEHAIAEVQKQGGKIVCGAEVLKGDKYKSGCYVTPTVVEVPGNVQMVKDETFAPILYLLKYTTLDEAIALHNDVPQGLSSAIFSRNMLETEKFLSHEGSDCGIANVNIGTSGAEIGGAFGGEKETGGGRESGSDAWKVYMRRQTNTINYSTELPLAQGIKFGN encoded by the coding sequence ATGGAAACACTAACAAAAACAACAGATATACAAGCAATATTAAAGCAGTTAGGTATAAATGCAATTAATAGTGGAGCTTGTACCGGAACAAATTGGATAGATACAAAAGGCGAAGAACTTTCTTCCTTCTCGCCTATTAACGGAGAACTGATTGCCAAGGTAAAACAAGCTACAGCTGCAGATTACGAAGCAGTTGTTAAAAAAGCACAAGAAGCTTTTGTTACATGGCGTATGATGCCTGCACCCAAAAGAGGGGAAATCGTGCGTCAAATAGGCGATGAATTGCGCAAATACAAAGAGCCATTGGGTAAACTGGTTACCTACGAAATGGGGAAAATATACCAAGAAGGATTGGGGGAAGTGCAAGAAATGATTGACATCTGCGACTTTGCAGTTGGTTTGTCCCGTCAGTTGCATGGTTTAACCATGCATTCAGAACGCTTTAAGCATCGCATGTATGAGCAATACCATCCACTGGGAATTGTTGGAGTAATTTCTGCATTTAATTTTCCTGTGGCTGTATGGTCTTGGAATGCTAAATTGGCAATGGTTTGTGGAGATGTTGTAATTTGGAAACCATCTGAAAAAACTCCTTTGACTGCAGTTGCTTGTCATAACATCATTTCAAGTGTATTGAAGAAGAATAATGTACCGGAAGGTGTTTGTTCGTTAGTTATTGGAGGTGCTGATATTGGAGAGTTGATGTCGAACGATACAAGAGTACCTTTAGTTTCTGCCACAGGATCTACCCGTATGGGTAAAGCTGTAGGTGTAGCTGTTGCTAAACGTTTAGGAAGAAGCTTGCTTGAGTTAGGAGGAAATAATGCCATTGTAATAACTGAAAATGCTGATTTGGACATGGCTCTAAGAGCAACGTTATTTGGAGCGGCAGGAACCGCAGGTCAGCGTTGTACTACCACTCGCAGATTAATTATTCACTCTTCTGTGTACGAAACATTTAAACAAAAATTAATTAGCGGTTACAAACAAATTACAATCGGAAATCCACTAGAAGCGGGAACGCTTGTTGGTCCGTTGATTGACACACTTGCAGTAAAAAATTACGAACACGCCATTGCAGAGGTTCAGAAACAAGGAGGAAAAATTGTTTGTGGTGCTGAAGTTTTAAAAGGGGATAAGTACAAATCAGGATGTTATGTAACGCCAACAGTTGTTGAGGTTCCTGGTAATGTTCAAATGGTAAAGGATGAAACGTTTGCTCCTATTTTATATTTGTTGAAGTATACTACATTAGACGAGGCTATTGCCCTACACAACGATGTGCCGCAAGGGTTATCGTCAGCTATATTTTCAAGAAACATGTTGGAAACAGAAAAATTCTTGTCACACGAAGGTTCAGATTGCGGAATTGCCAACGTAAACATTGGTACTTCTGGAGCCGAGATAGGTGGTGCATTTGGTGGCGAAAAAGAAACCGGTGGTGGGCGCGAATCTGGCTCAGATGCATGGAAAGTGTATATGAGAAGACAAACCAACACAATTAATTATAGCACAGAGTTACCATTGGCGCAAGGGATAAAGTTTGGAAACTAG